The Nicotiana tomentosiformis chromosome 2, ASM39032v3, whole genome shotgun sequence genome includes the window ttttgtacggagacttcaaggtatatctgccgcatccgtagaccttggagtccccctctattccctcctatgtcatttaccttccttacttcttttattagactctggtgtatagagatactagtttccttctgtagcttgtgacttatgatgttccgggtttttggaatactgtgtattaatggagtgttggttattgtaaatGCCGAGCGACATTGTTATCATTTACTTAGTTATCTGTTATAGTTAGTTGATAAGTTTtgcttccatttttgttatttccgcatctttgttaggcttacctagtcgtagagactaggtgccgtcacgacatcttaaggagggagaattgggtcgtgacactgatacgatcataaagagaagatcgagagaccatacaagccaatactcgtCTCGGCTAAGagatatccaatctaacaaactggctggataaggcctaaacatccaacgccaatggcctctctactgctggtaaatatgctaagctccccaaactctccacccggtgactcaaagaatcggccaccacattggctttcccgggatggtacaaaatggtgatatcataatccttaagcaactccaaccacctccgctgacgcaattTAAGATCCTtgtgtttgaacagatgctgcaaactccggtgatctgtgtaaatctcacaaggaacaccgtacaaatagtgccgccatatcttcaaggcatgaacaatagctgctagctcaaggtcgtggacatgatagttcctTTCATGCACCTTcggttgtctggacgcgtaggcaatcaccctaccgtcctgcatcaacactgcacctagaccaatccgcgatgcatcacaatatacagaaTAAGACCCCGagcctgtaggcaataccaatactggggctgtagtcaaagctgtcttgagcttctgaaagctctcctcacactcctgtgtccacctgaacggagcacccttctgggtcagcctggtcataggtgctgcaatggatgagaaccCCTCTACAAAAcggcggtaataccccgccaaaccactaaaactctggatctccgtagctgatgacggtctaggccaactctgcactgcttccaccttcttcggattcacctggatcccatcacaagttactacatgacccaagaatgtcactgagtctagccaaaactcacactctGAAAATTTCGCATATAACTTGTTTTCTCTCAAGGCCTAAAGCACAgccctcaggtgctgctcatgatcctcccgagtccgggagtacaccagaatgtcgtcaataaacacaataacgaaAAAGTCAAGATAAGgttggaacacactgtgcatcaagtgcataaatgctactgggggATTGGTCAGccaaaaagatatcacaaggaactcgtagtgaccataccgagtcctgaaagcggtcttcgggatatctggctcccgaatcttcaactgataatagccggaacgtaaatcaatcttggaagaCAACAtcaagtattcacaaagcaataacaacactgcacaatgatataacaacaggggcgctcccgagataccatcttgTAGCCCCAAAAGTAGAtatacaaggagaactcccgaggtaccgcctcgtagtctcaaaagtaaatatgcagggagaactcccgaggaaccgcctcgtagtctcaaaagtaaatatgcagggagaactcccgaggaacctcctcgtagtctcaaaagtaaacacacagctcaaaccgataaatacaacagttaacagcaagatttccaCAGGTAATACTGATAATAAACAAggaaagcaggaaatcaactaggcatgcttcacagagttcaaataagttgttaaagcacgtagacatgcgatattagactaaacatgataactacacagGTTGGTATAACGCAATTAAGAATGAAAAGCAAATTACTACTCAGAAAAATGGTATAACCCAAATTAAAAGGATGACAGGCTGCTAATTAGTAAAAAAATCGTTTTAaaaacaaatagcccgtgtacgtactcgtcacctcgcgtacacggcgctcacatatcacaacagtaccaaatcctaaggggattttccccacacaagggcaagcaacttacctcgaaccaagctcaatcaatccgtaacaatgctctttccacgaatatctgactctgaatggcccaaatctagccaaaatcaattaaatatcataaataaaactacaaggaactaatctagctaatgaaatcaaagctaaagcaagaaattggaaaatcaccctaaaaagcctccccgggcccacaactcagaattgggtaaaagtcacaaaatatgaacacacattcatCACGGGTTCACTCgtacaaaaattactcaaatccgatacctaAATCttgatcaaaatcccaaaatttggcctaagaacttttctcaattttccctaattttccaccccaaatcactaatttaatgataaaattaaagacataatcatggaaattaaccaaaattaggtaagaatcacttaccccaaacacccacgtgaaaatccctccaaaaatcacctaattccgagctctcaagtccaaatggtgaaaaatgacataaaccctcgattttgaacttttaaatctgcccaggtgttcccttcttcgcgaacgcggccactctctcgcgttcgcgtataacAAAAATTCCACTAACCaaatttcctccttcgcgaacatgAGGGACCCCTCATGAACGCGTACCTTTCACTTCctggtccttcgcgaacgcgatacccactacgcgaacgcgtagaccaaatgACTAGTCCCCAACTGCCtcacttcctctacgcgaacgcgttccactcttcgtgttcgcgatgcttccactgaccataccttcgcgaacgtgggctCCTATGTGagaacgtgaagaacaaacttGAGCTGGCCTCCCAGATGCCCTACGTGATcgtgagacctctctcgcgaacgtcATGAAGAAATGTCTGCaacaaaaacaccagaaatctgctatttttttcttaaattcaaaaggtccgttaaccatccgaaatcaacccgaggccccagggacctcaaccaaacataccaacaaatcctaaaataccatacgaacttagtcgagccctcaaactatatcaaacaatgctaaaatcacaaatcatcctccaatttaaacttaaagaacttgaaacttccaaattcgacaaccgatgtcgTAACCTCCCAATCTCacccgattgacctcatattttgcacgcAAGTAAtaatcgacattacggacctacaccAACTTTtggaattagaatccgaccccgatataaaaaagttcactaccggtcaaaatctccaaataatttgacttttgtcatttcaagcctaaatgagctacagatctccaaaatacaatccggacacgcccttaagtccaaaatcacctaacggagctaacggaacagaCGAAACTCCATTttagagttgtcttcacacaattccaactacagtcaaaatcctaaggcttaagcttcccggcaagtcacataagctgaaacagatatggggaaagcaataaataggggatcagggctataactctcaaaataaccggccgggtcgttacatccccccctcttaaaataatcattcgtcctcgaacgagtatagagacatacctaaagtggtgaaaagatgaggataacatttgcgcatatcctgctcggtctcccaagtcgcttcctcgaccagatgacccctccagTGAACCTTCgcggaagcaatattctttgaacTCAACTTTCgaacacgaattcgcgaggcaaaggtttattggaatcttgaaattggttgtgaaatgaggtaagtgtcgtgattaaccttgacttgagggaatagaacccttgaattatttgttatgtgaaattcatgtgaacgacgtataggtgaggtgacgagtgtctatacgtcgtcgaattaattatttgcataattatttgaaaatcataaatcgttttaaatcatgaattaattattatattaattgtttctctcatattccttgctcaatattatgccccgaatccatgctataattgctacatgcttatttgatttatgtgacttaattgctacttgacatttagcatactaattattaaaatgcctattttctccttaattttcataattaattgctacttgtcatcgcttatttctaaataaatcataattattatatacttgttgtcttataattttatattaattattatatttattggagtaatttcttttataagaattggtaaattatattattggaggagcgggttgcacgttgcaatagaattgattgaaatgaatatattggaggagcgggttgcacgccgcaacagaatttattgaaatgaatatattggaggagcgagttgcacgtcgcaacagaattgattgaaataaatatattggaggagctggttgcacgccgcaacagaatttagttaaatgaatatattggaggagctggTTGAACGCCGCAATAAAATTGATTGAAAGATATAttaaggatcgggttgcacgccgcaacaggattaaatgaaaatgaatatattatgggatcggattgcatgccgcaacagaattgaatgttaaTTTATTATGGCcaagttggcttcaactgttgaaatgagatacttgttttatttctattattgttgttattattattattacatacaaggtaatgtaagtgatctggcttagcctcgtcactacttcgtcgaggttaggctcggtacttactaggtacatgggtcggttgtactcatactacactctgcacttcttgtgcagatgtCGGAGTTGGTCCCCGCGGTGTATAGTAGATTTTCTCGGATTCAAttattcgcaggagacttgaggtataactgcatggtgttcgcagttctgaagtccccttccactttatcgtagctgtgtatttctttcagacagcttcattttcattcagacctttatttgtattattttagtagctcgtgcacttgtaacaccagttctgggatggtatttagacaacgttattattatggattattcactttatttcagacttcattttcgcatttgtttctttgttgttaattaatttaaaattgttttaaaatggctaatattattctaacattggcttgactagcaagtgaaatattaggtgtcatcacggtcgcgaaggtgggaatttcgggtcgtgacactctcacaggaggggcattaacatggtattcgcaGCTACCAGCACGCTTCATAAAAACTTTCGAAGAAATGGCTAATAAGTTCGTAACCACCCATGCCAGAGCCAAAAAGGCCGAGGCgagagtaaacgacatatttgCTATTAACCAGGCCCTGGGAGAGGGATTAAGGGACTTCCTAGCCCGGTTCAATAGAGTAAGAATGACTCTACCAAACGTATCCGAAGGGATGACGGACGTAGCTTTTGAGAAAACTAGAAAACTATTGAGTCGATTAATGAAgtatcctccaaccacttgggatgaaatccaCAATGCTTATTATGCCGAGGTTCGAGCAGACGAGGACGATCTCAACATACCAACTCACCGGCTTTCGGTACAAGCCGAATCCAGAAAAGAATAAAGAGAcagtactagaagagatcaccCAATTCCATGACCTAACAAGGAAAGACACCAAGCATATGTCAGGGCGGCTGCTGCACCCTTCCTCCGCTATGAAGAAGGCCCGTCCAGACCAAGGACAAGGACTCATCGGAACGAAAGAGGTATGCCTCATTTAttatctgctcacaatttttgtgtatcGCCTACAGAAAACACCTACGCTCTTGAGAAACTCAAAAAAAAAGTGAATTGGCCGCCAAAGATTAGATCAGACCCGAACACCATAAAGTCCGACGCCCTCTGTGAGTTCCACCAGGAATGCAAGCACAAACcagaagattgcatcgccctcagACAGTAAGTCGTAAACATGTTACGGCAAGGGCACTTCAAAGAACTGTTAATCAATAAGGGGAGGAAACACTTTGCTAGAGGACGTGAACATCATGACCCGCCAAAGCCGCCATCACCAGCTCgtaccatcaacatgatcatcggtagCGACGACGATGCCTCTGTCAATGGTATGAAGTTCACTACCACTCACAAACTCAAGTGGTCGATCACTCGCAAACGGTATGACGGACTTGAAGTGAGTATCATCTTCGACGAGTCACATGCCGACGATTTGACTTTCCCTCATAATGATGCCCTTGTTATTACTTTACGCATTTTAGATGCCGATGTCAAATGCATCATGGTGGACGATGGAAGCGGTGTATGCATTATCCACCCCCGAGTCCTTACCCAAATGAggctcgaggataagatagtgtcgcgctgcatcacactaaccgGTTTTAATAATGTAGTTGAGCAAACATCAGGGGAAATTACACTCCCCGTCTTAGCCGGCAGTGTAATTCTAGAGACAACATGCCACATCATGGACTAGGCCATGATGGTAGGcaataatcccgtattttagtcacttattacactctaatGTGCTGCACTTTAATTGAATTGGAGCTTTAAACGCTAATGTTTTGCAGTAATTATGTTTTTTATGAcatgtaggagtgattccaatcTATATAGATGTTGTGGaatgaattcatgctattttggagctttgaagtctgagtaaaagcccaaagattaagttgggatcgtgttcgggaaTCAATGAatgatagtgcactttaagaatgaaacgaagaatcgaggATGCATACTGCGCATTGTCTAGTAAATGCACATAATGTTTAGATCCGAAATctatttgggctccacaatatatcgttggaaagctatttaaaagatctacaacttttatgttttacaCTTTCCAAAATTCCCAACTGATACCACCCAGGTGCGCGACCAAGTGCGCGATCGCGCATTGGGCGCGCACTTGGGACAGAAAGGTTTGCAAAATGCGTGACCAAGTGCGCGACCAAGTTCCCAAGTGTGCGACCGCGCATGTCCTATCTGGGAAGAGTCCTATTTTGCTAAGAAAGGGGCAGTTTCGTCTGTTTTTGTTTTGGGAGCGGATTAAATACCCCAAACACCATTTTAGAAGACTTGTGACATACCTTAGACATAAGGAAGCTAAGgataagagggagaagcaagagcacaaagATTTCATCTTTCCTTCCTCTCTCAAGattcgggtttggattgtatttatgttttcctatacttttatttcatttgtgaagaacttctccatgtctatggagtagaaccttttgggttttgatggatttggtgtattgatggttatTTGTAGATTagaactctatttttatgtatttgaatcgttttgggaagattaaattgttgcatctatgttcacttgttcttgtaatcgagagaggcataagttgtgatatatttgcactatattgttagttgagttcatagattcttcgaagtaatcgaaagaggctagttgaatccttgattaaacctagttaggagtataatcgaaagaggttctcctaaagactaatccattacgaattcttacatatcttcaccaagcttaaattggttcatattgtgaggttaagacttaatcgagagaggagtttctactaaacaattgtactgataattaagtgaattcgggAGACtcgcttgaacattagaagtgaattatctagaattagatcccgaacaattatcttgcacctatcctatcaacccatattttctcccatttataacttccttgcttatctttgttGCTATTGGcattagtcaataactttagagTCTTAGTTATTTGTAGTTAGAATTCGTATATATCTCCATTtttgatcctcctggataacaatctagctacaaactacaggaatactgtttaaatccaatccctgtggacacgatattatactatactatctttgactagcgagcacaatttaagtgtgttttgcgctcgtcaggcCACCGTGTACAATGCCATAGTGGGCAACCATCGATACATCCCATGAGAGCCATCCCTTCCATCCTATACCAAGTGATTAAATTCCCAACACCATAGGGGATATTCAGTATACCTGGAGAATAGCGCACATCCGAAAATGCTACCGCATTGCCTTAGACAGTACGACCATCCAATAGacaaaagacaaagaaaaagaggcatagcagTCAACAGGGTCGAGGTCAGAGAAAGATGAAACAAAGGACGTCATCAAGGATCCCGACACGGTCGAAGCCGCATGAttgaccatagaagacctcgaccccattCAATTGGACCTTAACGATCATAGCAAGAAGGCCTATATCGGCTACAAATTAAATGTCGACCCATTCCGCCCCCCAGTAAGACAAGTTAGGCATAAATTCTACCCCGCTATCAACGACGCAGTCCATGGTGAGGTGGAAAAACTATTAGAAAACGGATccatcagggagtcgaagtaccccaaGTGGGTCACCAACGTAGTGATGGTAAAAAAGAATAATGGGAAATGGCGGATGTGCATGGATTTCAcatatttgaacaaagcatgtccgAAGGATTCATTCCCATTacctcatatcgaccaactcatagACGCAACGGTCGGgcatgagctactaagtgtcTTGGACCCTTACTCAGGTTATAATCAAATCCTCATGGAAgaagaagatcaggaaaagaccacgttcatcacccaccaaggaacgtatTGCTATAGGGTCATGCCTTTTGGACTAAAAAACACAGGGGCTACTTATCAAAGATTGGTAACAAGGATGTTCAAAGATCATCTCTGCAAAAAAATGGAGGTATATATAGACGACATGCTGGTCAGGTCCAAAAGGGaagaagatcacatcgatcaTTTGAAAGAAACTTTCCACATACTCAGACGGTACggaatgaagctgaacccggagaaatgcgtgTTCGGTGTAGCCTCAGGAAAGTTCTTGGGTTTTCTGGGATCGCAATGAGGGATCAAGGTCAACCCAGACCAAATCAAAGCTATTGAGGAGATACCAGAACTCTTAACCACTAAACAAAACTCCAAAAGTTGACTGGTCATATCGCCGCCCTATCAAGGTTCATCTTGCGGTCGTTGGATAGGTTCCATAAATTCTTTGGCGTACTCAAGAAAGACAACGGCCTCGAATGGACGTCCGAGTGCATCTAGGATCTACGAGAACTAAAGGCAAACCTATCATCACTACCCTTGCTTTCAAAACCCGAACTTGGGGAGCAGCTCCTGGTCTATCTAGTCGTATCCAAGGTAGCAGTAAGCACAGTCTTGATccgagaaaataaaggtacgcaaacttccatctattacattagcaaaacactcgtCGACGCCGAGATGAGGTACCCACACCTCGAAAAATTAGCTCTTGCCTTGGTCGTAGTTTTACGGAAGCTTAGACCctatttccaatgtcaccccatctcAGTCGTCACAACTTTCCCCCTAAGGAGCATTttacataaacccgagctatcagGAAAGTTGGCCAAATGGACCATCGAACCAAGTGAGCACAATATCACATTCCAGCCGCGGACGGCGATAAAATCACAAGTGCTAGCCGActtcagtgcaaaaataatgTCTGAAGTCGAAAGGGAAGCCGTCCAAACTTTcctccaaacacaagacctccgggtcctatacaccgatggCACATCCAACACATCAGGGTCcggactgggactcgtactcgaggtcCCAAAAGGCGATgtaattcgccagtccataaagtgcccggatatgactaacaatgaggccgaatatgaggccgtaattgcaggatTAAGGCTATCACTCAAATATGGGGCGAAATGGTTGAAACTCCCTTGTGACTTCAaactcgtagtcaaccaagttatagggactttccaaatcaaggaactaAGATTGCAAAAATACTAGACCGAAATCTACAAGTTGTTGCCTCAATTCAACGAATTCCAACTCGATCAAATCCTACAAGCACAGAATACCGAAGCAGATGGCCTCGCCAAACTAGCTGCAGCTACCAAAAGCATCACGACCAGAGATAAAAGCgtagtccacctcctcaactcatcactGGACCAAGTCGAAgtaagaaccataaacttaacttgggactggcgcaatcgTATTATCGCATATTTGCAGGACGACACACTCCTAGGCGACAAAAAAGAGGCCAAAAACCTAAGAATACAAGCGACCAGATACAATCTCCTTCATAGCGACATGTACAAGATGATTTACGGCGGCCCTCTGACGAAGTGCTTGGGCCCGAACCAAACCCAATACGTCCTCGAAGAAGTCCATAAAGTCCATTACGGAGCTCACTCCGGCAATCGAGCACTGGTCATATGCCTCATACGGGCGGGatactactggcccaccatgaaaaaagatGTCACAGACTTCATGAGGAAATGCGAACAATGCCAAAAgtatgccccaatgattcaccaagagGGCGACCACTTCCACTCGGTCACCTCCCCTTGcccgttcatcaaatggggaatgaacaTCTGGGCCACCTCCAAATGGGGCGAGGTAATAtacgattccttttggttttaactaacgATTTCTCTAAATAGGAGGAAGCaagagcattcgcccaaatatgGAAACAGGaggtaatcacctttatatggaaaaacatcatatgtcgattcggcaTA containing:
- the LOC104103971 gene encoding uncharacterized protein, with translation MLRQGHFKELLINKGRKHFARGREHHDPPKPPSPARTINMIIGSDDDASVNGMKFTTTHKLKWSITRKRYDGLEVSIIFDESHADDLTFPHNDALVITLRILDADVKCIMVDDGSGVCIIHPRVLTQMRLEDKIVSRCITLTGFNNVVEQTSGEITLPVLAGSE